The Ananas comosus cultivar F153 linkage group 20, ASM154086v1, whole genome shotgun sequence region attttatatatatatatatatatatatatatatatataatttttttttatcttatcaTTCGTGAGCAAGTTTATGTTCAGCTCGttacgagctaaatttttcaactCGATACTTCAACGAATCGACTCGTGTTAGGCTATTTGACACCCTATTTTATAGTAGTGGCCTTGTAGGGTTTGGTTGGTTTGTAGCCCCAACCTGAAACCCAACAGGAAGAGttaacagcagcagcagtgaaCCCATTTCACTCACCACAGCACCAGAAGCGCTTCTTCCTAAAGCAAAAAAGTAGGTCATCAATACTAATACCTCCTCTACAAGACATCTCCCCTCTCAATCTCTCTTCTTATTGTAGGTTttagtgaagaagaagaagaagaagctgaaGCAGAAGATGCACTTTTGGTGCCTCTCCCCAAACCCAGAAGAAATTGAGGTACACATGAGATTTTGATTTGATCTTTGTGCTTTAAATCACTCCTTTCCCCTTGCATATTATATTCTGACTCTGATGTGTTTAGCTGTAAAAATATGATCTTTTTGAGATTACCCACCCAGTAGTAGCCAACTCCTCTATTACCTGGATGTTTTGTAGTTCAAGGAGAGAGGGAAATAACTaagaaaggttggatttttatGCAAACCCAGTTCAGATGACAAGGGTTTTGGTCCCAAATCAAGCAAGGAGATGGTTTTTGTAGCTTCCTCACCCTCTAACACCAATTGGGTTCTCTCCCAGTTTAAGAGAAAATATGGGTTTTTCCCTCAATTTGCCCACTCTTATTCTCATCAACTCACTAGCTTTCAAAGAGACACACTCCCCTACTCATCAATTCCACCCCCACCCACCCCACCATCTCCAACCACTAGAATTAGCCCAGCTGTGCTCTTCATCATAGTTATTCTCGCCGTCATCTTCTTCGTCTCCGGCCTCCTCCACCTCGTCGTCCGAATCCTCATCAAGAAAAACGCGAACACGGGCTCCCGAAACCGCCCCACTACTCACCAGGAAGCAGAAGTTTCGGGCTCCGATGCGCTTCAGCGGCAGCTCCGGCAGCTATTCCATTTACACGATTCGGGCCTCGACCAGACCTTCATCGACTCTCTGCCTGTCTTTCTGTATAAGGAAATTCTCGGCCCCAAGGAGCCCTTTGATTGCGCCGTTTGTCTCTGCGAGTTTGCCGAGGACGACAAGCTTCGTCTGTTGCCCGTTTGCGGCCACGCGTTTCATCTCAGTTGCATCGACACGTGGCTTTTATCCAATTCCAGCTGCCCCCTTTGCAGGGCGGCGCTATTTAGTGAGGAATTAGATGTTGAAGACCCTATCTTTGATTTCGAGGATATacgggaggaggagagagatggGTTTTCTTTTGCAGGGCAAAAAGCGGCGGAACCAGGGGAGGTAGTGGCGGAGAAGAGAGTTTTACCTGTGAGGCTCGGCAAGTTCAGGAATTTGAGCAAATGCGCTGATGATAATGTTGTGGATAATGAGAATAATAACGATAACAGTAACGATAATGGTATTGTGAGAAGAGAAGAAGGGgaaagtagtagtagtaatttGGATGCACGGAGGTGCTACTCCATGGGAAGTTATCAGTATGTTCTTGGTGATGTCAATCTACATGTTTCTTTACGCCACGGTGTTAATAGAAATGGAAATGGCAGGATCCGTAGAGACCCGGGAGTTAACGGGGTTTCGATGAGTAACGATGCTTTGGAGGGGAGGAAAATATGTGCTAGGAGCAAAGGTGAGAGCTTTTCTGTATCAAAGATCTGGCAATGGTCTAATAATAAGGGGAATTTTCCGATTACATCTTCTGATGCTCCTTACATAGATCGGAGCTTGCCGTGGGTGGGTAGAAGTGTAGGGGATACATAAAAACGTGCTTGTATTTGATAATTGGTGATTTTGTTAGTAATAGTTGATCAATTTCGCAAATTTAcgtttatattttacttcttctttgcattcttttgaGCAATCGTACtcgcaggttttttttttcgattctTATATTCTGATATGCATGAAGAACTATAAAATTGTTTTAGCCAATTTCGTGTAAGGGATTGTTCGGGCTGAAGCCATCGACACTTTCTGTGAAGTTCAAAAGTAGATATCAAAATCCCAAGTGGAGTTTCCGCTTTGGTATGCTAGAACGAAGAAACTGTGTATTTTGTATAAATGGTAACCTCTTTTGGTTGTTCTTTCTCCTAGCCCTCGATTAGATATTGAGGTATAGGTAATGAACTTGCTAATGTCGTAGCACTCGTGGTTTGATTTAAGTACTATCTCTCAAAATGATAGCTTCTCGGGTTTGATATTTCATACTCATGTAACACATTTGAAGATTGATTCATTAACTGAACTTTTGGGTGccaaaatcctttttttttttccagggtTGGTTTGGAAATCCTCTCTTTCTGATTACCTGCAAATTCATAACATCTTCATTTTCCGTCTTAAGAAATTTCTGAAGAACTCCTTCATAGCTCGTCGAATTCCTCATCtatccttttctctcttttgcctTGGTGTATAGTTGGCCAGTACAGTCCTTTACAGTATTACAGTGGCTTTATGTTGTTTGGCATTCAAATTGCACAGaattcctttcctttttcttctcctttatCTTTTGCTTTTTGTTAAAGTCTCAACTTTAGAACCATTTTGGTAGGCTGCTACTCATCTCCTTTATCAACTCCTTTGTTTTGCTCAAAGAATCTTTCATTTCCTCTAGCATGATctaaagaggagaagaagaattaGCCAAAAGCTatcagtaatattttttttttttcagtgacTTGTCAATTCACTTCTGCAGAAGTTTTGACTACATTAGAGATGATAgatttgttcttgttcttgttcttcttcttcttcttctttagcaTGATCCTGAAGTGCAAATTGACGACCGATTGTAAAAACAAATTACAATCGAGGTGTGGGAAGTAACGTCAGAAGAGCGACGCTTCATGCACCTCAAAATACATCTTGGAAAGTTGGTTTTGTGAGTTTGTACGCTTGCTGTCGGGTGTCGTGCGTGAAATTTGAACAGCTAAACCAATTACTAGTTGTCACGTATACAATACCAACTTATCAACTGCATGTTGTGAGATTGATGAGCCTCCGATGATTTAGTTACAGCAATTGATGAGCCTTCTATGGTACAGTAAGTAGAGAAGTGTAATGTAATTGCCACTTACAAtggcttttctttctttctttcttttctcttcattttttttttttttttttatacatttttggtcttttgataTTATGCTACAATCTCAAGATATGGGCAACAAGAAGTGCTTTTCCCTctcttattttttatgtatttattgaTTTAATAGGCATTATACCCAGCAACTGACTCCAATGAATTTGAAGTTTTCAttgcacaaaaataaaattaaaaatgaaaaaaggaaaaagaactaAATCACACCTCCACATTTCCTTAGAAAGATTGAAGGTCTAAGCACCTTGAGATCATAAGAGAATGGTAGCAAGTGAATCTTATTTAGATCACAAATTAAACCATCCATAAAACTCACATGACTAAACCACACCATGTCTATATATTATGTTCAACACATTTTATTAACTAGATTGGcttgttctaatatttttttttcaactcctAGAGTAGAAAAAAGagttcaaaaaaatattaaaaaaaaatcatgagcTAATTATAATCAagaagcaacaataataattgaATTAAACTCCAACCTGCTATGATGATGatacaattacatataaaataaaacagaGTAACATCATTACAtataagaaaaaatgaaaacccAAAAAGCGACTAAAAAATCCCATGAAAAATTGAGGAAACTTATTAATCTCCTCTACTCAAGAATCAAAACCCACTTCTTAAAttgcaaatattttctttttttaatgataATTTCAACTGGGTTCACTCTTATATGGGTTCTAATTCTCATAGTAATGTAGCACCTCAAAACAAGAACTTTATACCaatgagaattttattattattttttttttgaagaaaaaagttTCAGAATTAGAAGAACTTTATCAGAATTATAATTGATTCTATGAATAAAATTACTACAATTTTCTCCAATTTAGAGtcatattttgaattgaaataacTATAACTAAGTGTAATTTCATATCAAGcacattctataaaattttaaaattatatttttttaacaaaattttaattatcaaatatattcttcaaaAGTCTTAAAGCTATTCGTGCAGTTCAACTATCAtctgttaattattaattttccaacttcaaaaattaaaattagtattatgtccttgtaaaaaaagaaaaaatgtattTGAAAGTTCTTAAAAAttaggggttttttttgcatttagtcccgcggtaaatttttattttaaaaatagtcctatcaaaatttaatttgcaaaaatggccatgGGCCTGCCACGCAGACGCCACGTCACCgtgttttatatttgtatttctttttttccctttttcaaaaatccgaacccgaatccgaaaatcaaattaaaacgcaaactcgacggattttaaaaatttatacccATATACATATCCGACTAAAAACTCGAAATCTGAACCTgaacccagcgggttttaaaaatctataccgttggatgaagatttaaggaataaaaattattaaatattttatatattgtataaataaataaaaataaattatatatatatatatataatttattcggatttggatttgaataatatttcgaatatccatacccattgatattcctactccctattcctctttttaTAGTTTACCGTGTTTAACTTACCTACCGCCCCCAGCTcgcatggcgctgacgtggcgcttgcatGGCAGGagtagggccatttttgtaaatataaatttgatgagattattttgaaaaataatttttttcagggTCCAATTGCAAAAAAACCCGAAAAATTAGTGATATAGAGTTCTCACATAGAAAAacacaaaagtaaaaaataaaaaataaaaaaatattaaattacattgagaaatatttatttttaagatatacaaaattaattctaaacgaaaataaataaaacggcgTTAATTGCAAGCGTCGcttaaaccctaaaaaataataataataataataaaaacactTCCTTTCCCGATCGACCCTAAAAACCCTACGCCGCACCGCCGCACTCCTTCTCCGGCGATGGGCGGCGCCGCCCCCACCACCGTGAGGGTCTCGAACATCCCGGCATCGGCCGTGGCGGCGGAGCTCCTCGCATTCTTCGACGCCGCCGTGGGCTCCGCCTTCGCCTGCGAGATCGTCACCGCGCGCCGCCAGTGGAGGCCGCTAGGGTTCGGCCGCGTCCAGTTcgactccgccgccgccgcggagcgCGCGcgcgccctcgccggcgacggccgcctcccgccgttCCAGCGAGCAAGCCTCGCCCTCGCGCCCTCCGGCGACGACATCGTCGCGAGGGCCGCCGACGCCCGGAACCGCCTCGAGGGGGCGGCGCTCCTCGCCGGGGACCTCGTCGGGGCGCGGGAGATGGAGGTGGTGGGGTCGTGGGATGGGGTTAGGGCCGAGATCATGCCCGAGAGGAAGAAGCTCGAGCTCTTCGTCGAGGATGGAGGGGAGTATTACAAGCTCGAGATCATGTTCGGGGACATCAATGCGAGCTATGGGTGCCTCCTAAGCAAAGGCGATTCCGATGGTATCCTTTTACAGGTGAATCCTTTAAAATTGTATGCATTGAAATAGATCTGTTTTTTGTTAACTTTTTGCTGTGCTATGAATAATGTTCTGCTATGCATATTTGTAGAGAAAATTTCcctttttgttgattttaatgGAATTTTTGAGACGGTTTTTATTTGACATCATGATCTCTTATATGAAATAAGTGGTGCTAAGTATGGTTAATAGGTGTTAGTTGATCAATTATATTTAGTGTTCTCAACTATAGAAAAATTCATGCATTGCTTTTAGTTCCAGTTTGCTCAAAAAGTTTTAATCTGATGAGTTATCTAATCAGTTTACACTGTAGCATGAAGATTGCAACTTTCTTTTAGTGTTATTACTGTATTTTCTTAGCTTTTGTAGCATACACCTGTTTACTGTGTCTTACTTGAATTATAAATGTTCCAGCTCAAATACGCGCCAAGAATTTATCGCCGCATCTTTGATCAGAAAAGTAGTTCAAAATTCAATGGCGATCGCTACCGCGCCTTCAAAGAAGACGTCAAATTTATCTGGGTTCGCGCGCCCGATTTTTCCGTTAATAGCTCTATTGGGAAGTCTACCTGTTTTTGTTTGAAGCTGAAAGAACGATTATTGGGTTCAGATGTTCTTAAAAGCCTGCCTTTTTCAGGAGAATTAGGGGAAGTAATCCTTCGAACAGGAAACGTATCTACTTCTTCCACGAAACTAGTTCCTCTTGTGGATTGCCCTAGCGACAATTCAGTGGCCTACGAGATACTTTTTCAGCTGAATTCTCTCGTTCATAATCAAAAATTGCCAGCTAAAAAAGTCAACTCGGATCTGTTTAACCTTCTCGGTGAATTACCTTTTGATATTTCTATGAGAATCCTTCTTAAAATGCACAAGTTGAAGTCGATTTGCTACGAGCCTATGCAGTTCGTCCGGCAGCAAGTAGCTAACTTCAGGAGAAATCGGAAGCAAAACGCTTTATCCTCCAGCAAGAGCACTCATTCAGAAAGCTTAATGAAATGCTATCGGGTTCTTATAACTCCATCTAAAGTATACTGCTTGGGTCCTGAAGCCGAAACTTCAAATTATGTTGTCAAGCACTATTCTGCTTATGCTTCCGATTTTGTTAGGGTTTCTTTTGTGGATGAAGACTGGAGCAAGCTTTCACCTGATACAATTTCCGCGAGAATTGAGCGTGGATTATTCTCTAAACCCTTTAAGACGGGGATACATGATCGCATACTTTCTATTTTACGAGATGGATTTTCCATCGGCTTGAAGAAGTTTGAATTTTTGGCTTTTTCAGCAAGTCAGCTTCGTTCGAATTCAGTTTGGATGTTTGCTTCCAATGATGATGTGACTGCAGAGGGCATtagagagtggatgggtcagTTCAATCAAATCCATTCTGTGTCTAAGTGTGCAGCAAGAATGGGCCAACTATTCAGCTCCTCTTTGCAAACCCTAAATGTCCCTTCTTGGGAAGTCAAAACTATTCCAGATATAGACGTCACTACTGATGGTAATAAATATACCTTTTCAGATGGTATTGGAAAAATTTCTCTGTCATTTGCTCGACAAGTTGCTCAAAAATGTGGATTAAGTCATACCCCTTCTGCTTTCCAAATAAGGTACGGTGGATACAAAGGAGTTATAGCTGTTGACCGAACTTCCTTCAATAAGCTTTCTCTGCGACCCAGTATGAAAAAATTCGAATCGAACAGCACGATGCTTAACATCACTAAGTGGAGCAACTATCAGCCATGCTTTTTGAATCGTGAAATCATTTGCCTACTATCTACATTAGGGATAGAGGATGAGGTATTCGAGTCTATGCAACATGAGCACATGCATTTTTTAGATGGAATGCTTACAAACAGCGAAGTGGCTTTGATTGTATTGGGTCAAATGGCCGGCGCCGAAACAAGAACTGCGGTGAAGATGCTAACGCACGGTTATGAGCCTACTTCAGAACCTTACCTCTCAATGATGCTTCAAGCCCATCGAGAGTATCAATTATCTGATTTAAGAAGTAAATGCCGAATCTTTGTTCCAAAAGGTCGAGTTCTCGTAGGATGTCTGGATGAAATAGGACTACTAGAATATGGTCAAGTATATGTAAGAATAACTTTGACGAAAGAAGAGCTAAAGGATGCAGATCAAACTTTCTTTCATAAAGTTGACGAAACCACGGCAGTTATAGTTGGAAAGGTGGTGGTCACCAAAAATCCGTGCCTTCATCCTGGTGATATTAGAGTACTCGAAGCTGTCTATGACGTTCAATTGGATGATATGGGTCTGGTTGATTGCGTTGTCTTCCCACAGAAAGGCAAAAggtataaaattcaaaaaaagtgTTTCTTATTTACTTGTCCTCAGTTCCTGAATGGTGGAACAATTTCATAACCATTTTATAACGTTGTGTGATTTGGTTTAGTTTCCTAATTGCAAGCGTTTGAGTATTGAGGAGAGAAATAGTGGGATTTTGACTCAAGTATAGTCgccttctctctcccttttatctttttagATTGACCAAGTGCTGTATTTGCCACTTTGTACAGTGACAGGAAGGATACTAAATTCTTCAATAATTATCAAGTTGGTGTGACGGCACACACTCCTTTTTTTGTGGAAATATTCACCATTTTACTTATTATGGATGTTGTTATATGTAGGCCTCATCCTAATGAATGTTCTGGTGGAGATTTGGATGGTGACCTCTATTTTGTCTGTTGGGATAGAAGACTTGTCCCAGACAACACCGATACACCAATGGACTATACTGCACGGAGGCCACGAATCATGGACCATGATGTTACTTTAGAGGCATGTCTAAGTAACTTCTATCTTGATCTATTTCATCCcaaaaatttgtataaaatgCGTGATTCAGTTGTATCTACCTCTCATTTGATGCAAAATTAATGCATCTGATTTGTGCCAAATTAGGATACGTGGAATGAGAAACTCTTCGTACCGTGTAGTTAGTAAATGTTTTGTTGTTCACGTCCTTGCCTTTCAAGTGGCAACATTACGTTCTCATAATATCCTTTAGTGGACATTCATATTTGGTATGAGGATATCATACATGATTTCCAACTTGTAGTTCTTAGAGTTTTCGCTATGGTGCATTTTGCCGGATTATTTGAGTTCtaggattttaaattctataatcCACAGTTGTTTTGAAGTATGTTATTTCTTACAAACATTTTGTATTAGCAAATCTCTCATTACTTTCCTCCTGAATTTACAGGAAATTCAGAAATTTTTTGTTGATTACATGATCAGCGACTCCCTCGGCATAATATCAACCACACACTTAGTATATGCAGATAGCGAACCGATGAAAGCCCGCAGCCCCAAATGCCTTGAATTGGCAAGCCTTCATTCCATGGCCGTCGACTTTGCCAAAACAGGAGCTCCGGCCGATATGCCCAGGGTTTTGAAACCTAAAGAGTACCCTGATTTTATGGAAAGATGGGATCGGTCCATGTACAAATCAACCGGCGTTCTGGGAAAGCTCTATAGAGCAGTCTCCACCCATATCGAAGAAACCCTAAGTTTCGATACCGACTTTTCGAACTCAATTCCTGAAGCTGCTTATGACCGTGATCTCGAAGTTGAAGGGTTTGAGGCTTTTCTGGAAGCTGCTCAAGAGTTCTATGATCAGTATTCCGAGAAGCTGAGCTCCCTGATGAATTACTACGGTGCGGAGTATGAAGATGAGATATTAACAGGAAACTTGCGGAACCGATCCCTGTATTTGGTGAAGGATAGGAAGAGATATGGGGAAATGAAGGACCGGATTTTAGTCGTTGTTAAAGGCTTGCATAAAGAGGTCGGCGGGTGGTTTAACAGCAGCTGTGCAGACAATGACTCGCTAAAGATGGCATCGGCGTGGTACCATGTGACTTATCATCCAAATTACAGTCCGAAAAATAGATTCTTGAGCTTTCCCTGGACTATTAGTGATGCTCTTCTTAGTATAAAATCATCGAAGCACCAGAGAAAGCTCATAAGAGGAGGCAATTGTAATGCTGATGTTAACTAGGGAACTATATAGCCTCTTGTTGCGAAAACAAAGtgcttttattttgtaaattctgTGGTATGCTGACATGTAAATTTTTGTTCATGATCCTTTTAAAGTGATGTAGCACTATTTTTATGTTATCCGCAAAGGTGTTAGATTTGGACTTATGAAAAATCCGTCTCACTATCATCATTGTACCTTTCTAAGTAATTCTCTGTATGGTTAAAATGAAGCAAATTAGTTGCAAAACTTTGTGTGGGTGCTCCGAATCTCTTACATCTTAATGAACTCCACAGATCGCTGCAATTGTTGTTCCATCGGATGTTTTCTTATTCCGTTATTTGACAGTAAAATAGCAGCCAAAATCAATCAAATGTCGAAAAAAGGGTTCAACTCttcacttttaaaattttatctggcCACTACATTGGCAGAGTTCATTAAGATTGTTCATATCGTAAGGGATTGTTTGATCCTTCTTACTTTGTGTACACCTTTGTAGAGATACGTTTGTACAAGATACTCATTTGTGCATCCAAATCAGCCCCTTTAAGCTACACAAGATAATacaagattttctttttctttttcctttttttttaaaaaaaaaaggagtacaAGAAATATCTGAACCATCTTTTTGAAgaattaatagtatatattaatattaatgtCTTCTACAAACATCAATCGTGGATGATACATTCTGCTACAACAAATAACAGCAGTTGGCCACACTTCACTGCTAACTTAATCACCCCCACTACTTAAATAATCACCATTACAAGTTACAAAATACCTCAACTTCTCCTCCTAAGCATTCAACTGAGTATGAATCACAAAGCTATGAATCTTCACCCTACACCATGTAAGTCATACCCACTCGGATGATATTCATATGCGGAACCTTCAAGCTCGCCGTTCCGGCCCTGCAGTTCCTCCTCAGGAAGGCGTAGAAGTAGTTTATGATGAGCTTCTTGATGAAAATTGACTCCTTCGTTGCCCGCACGCCCCCCTGCGCCAGTAAGTATGTGAACCCTGACTCTGTTGCTTCCCTCAGCGCTGACAACTCGTACTCCAATCCAGGATCCTCCTCTGAGGACGGCATCGCGCTTGACGGTAGCAGAGAGAGCGCGTCCTCTGCGCTCGTCCTCCGGTTGTTCGTCACTCTACTCCGATCGGCTGACAACAGTGGCGCCTGCAGATCCCCAGCCCCAGCTTCAATCCCAGTCCTGATCCAGGACCTGACCACAGGCCGTATATCGCCGCCTTCTTCCCCGTCAGAATCCGTGTTGGCACGCTGCGGGCTGAACTCCAGTGCGAGCTCCTGAGCCTCCTTCTGCAGGAACTTCTCGAGGCTCTCGATCAGCAGCTGCTCAAACGCATGGTGATCCTCCTTGCGCGTGTCCTTGTACCCGTACCGTGCCACGCAACGAAACATGTGGAAGTCCTTTTGGCAAACCCTACGAAAGAGAAACCTCTCCTCTTGCCGGACGTAAGGGACGGGCACGTACTTTATGCACACGAACACCACTGTAGAGTGGATCGCTGGGAGCGTGAGCAAGAATTGCCCAAATATCGAAGGAATGCCCTGTACAAGTTCATTGTACAGGAGGCCAATCCCAGGGACGCGTACTGTGCCAAGGGAAGAGCCAAGATCGGCGATGAAATCCATGGAGATCTTTTCGCGCATCTCGCTCTGGTATTTAAGGACACTCCCGTAGTTCCATGTATACATCACACAGAGGAAGAACGAGGAGAAGGCAAGGGGGAGCCACCCGCCTTCTTTGATCTTGGAGAGGACGGCAGAGAGGTAGATGAGCTCAACAGTGCCGAATATGGCGGGGAAGCAGAGGGCGAGGAAGAGGTTGGTTTGCCATATGAGGAGCATCACGAGTGTTACTAATGAGGTGCTCACCAACATCACTCCAACCTCAGCGATGCCTGGACGAAGGAATTAGCAGAAAAGGTTGAAATGTAGAAAGTACAGTAATCTGGATAAAAGATGTAGCATACTGTGAGgggtataaattcaaaaaacgCCTGAAGGACAATCATGTTTGCGGACAGAGTACTAACCATACGCATTAGCTATGTCGGTTGTGTTTCTAAAAGTGGCCACAACAACCACGCACATGATCATAAGAAACCAGTTGATGACAGGAATATAGATCTGGCCCATGAACCTTTTCGAGGTGTGGACGATCTTAACCCTAGGGAAGCAACCAAGGGCCATCGATTGCTTAATGCAGGAGAAGGTCGCTGATATCATGGCCTGGCTAGCTATCATCGCAGCGAGAGTCGCGATTCCAAAGACTGGCCAGAAGAGAACACCTGCTCACCAAGTTAATGCGATAAAAATGAAAGGAACCGATTGGCTTATTATTACCCATAAACAGTATGTGAATGAACACgaaagaagtgaaaaaaaaagagaaaagcataGACCTTGCCTGCACTATAACACATTTTGAAATGGGCACCTGAACTTAAgtgttttgattttactacctagCCTTTCATTACTCTGATTCAACATATGATTCAACATATTCTGTTAAGATTTGTCAGACCTTAACAGTTTGCATCAAAAAAGTTATAGAATATTCCATAATGTAACAGAACATTTTGTCAGATTAAGAAATACCAGTGGagaggtagtaaaatcaaaataacaTAAGGTTAGGTAGTAACAAAATTTAAGACAATCAGGTATCCATCTCAAAGCGTGCTATAAATCATGTAGGTCCTGAAACTAATTAAACACTCGAAATGAAAACTCACCTGGTACGGAGTCATAGAAGACTCTCTCTACTGAGAGTGGATGTTTCATTACGTATGCAGCTTGGCCCATGTAGGCAAGAAGAAGACAGGGAAATACCACACATGTGAAAGCAATCTGATAGtgagtaaaaacaaaaaacaaaagcaaaattaGAGGAAATTTTGAACCGGAGCAGAATCAATGAGCACAAGATTCCAGGATTGTAGTAATACCAAAAATGATGagcaagaaagaaaataagtCAAGAGATAAAATAACCTGTATAGATTTCACAGAGAAATGACCGAGGTCGGCAAACATTGCTTCAGCTCCtataaaagaaaaggacaagCAAGATTGTTTGTAAAAGCATTAATGCTGTttctcttgaaaaaaaaaagagaaattacaCAGGAAACTTTCAGATAAAGCAATACAAGCAGTAATGACGTGAGGAGGCAAGGTAAACCTGTGATGCACAAAACACAGCCACCGAGAGCCGACCAAGCTTTCATGCTATTTCtcttgaaaaagaaataaatatatgcTGGATTGAATGCCCTCAGAACAGAAGTGTCGTACTTGATTATGTTGTATATGCCAACAGAGGCCAAATTGAAGAACCAAAGTGCTAAGATAGGTGCAAACAGGAAGCCAACTTTGCCGGTCCCAAACCTCTGTATGCTGAACAGTAGCACAAGAACGACAATGGAAACAAGCACCACGGCATCTGCAAAAGGAATCATGTAAAGTTTTAGCTAAATAGGTGGAAGATAGTTTGCTGTATTGACACAGAGAGATAATCTTGTAATTTGCATGTTAACGTGTAGCAGTCGCCAAATGCAAGACGCAAACAAGCTAAAAGAAGGAGACCTGTGTCAAATCCTGGAACTTCACCCTGAAGACCACTCACTGCAGACATTACTGCATGTAAAGGGAAAAATAACAGACAACAACATGAGATAATACAGCTTTGGAgggaaagaaaacaaagaaatttGATATAAGCCAGGATAATAGAGGGAGGATACGAGTGTTAGAATACCCGACATTGCTGGAGTCAGAATGCCATCTCCAATAATCATTGAAGTACCCATCAGAACCAATAGCAAAagaagatttttgaaaatttgtctTTTCTCTAagcattcttttatttttaaagctCTTTCCAGTTCGCGAGTTGGCAACTTAAGCTGAAAGCTGGAGATGTCTTCATCAGCACGCTGCTGATTCGGAAGTAGACTAACTTTTGCATACCTGCAAATCAATGAATATAGTGCAAAAGTGCCCCCTGCACTCACAGACATCGAACTTCAGGCCTAAGCTATAAGATT contains the following coding sequences:
- the LOC109725497 gene encoding putative potassium transporter 12 — translated: MEEGEIEEPPLGGGGGGGGGGGGRVGRGESRWVDGSEVDSSESPPWSIEGEGEGEGERGGGAGGEEGFEGFAGFGGSASLRRRLVKKPKRVDSLDVEAMGIADSYGHGRQDLAIWSTLAMAFQTLGVVYGDMGTSPLYVFSDIFSKVPIKSEDDVLGALSLVMYTIAIVPFAKYVFIVLKANDNGEGGTFALYSLICRYAKVSLLPNQQRADEDISSFQLKLPTRELERALKIKECLEKRQIFKNLLLLLVLMGTSMIIGDGILTPAMSVMSAVSGLQGEVPGFDTDAVVLVSIVVLVLLFSIQRFGTGKVGFLFAPILALWFFNLASVGIYNIIKYDTSVLRAFNPAYIYFFFKRNSMKAWSALGGCVLCITGAEAMFADLGHFSVKSIQIAFTCVVFPCLLLAYMGQAAYVMKHPLSVERVFYDSVPGVLFWPVFGIATLAAMIASQAMISATFSCIKQSMALGCFPRVKIVHTSKRFMGQIYIPVINWFLMIMCVVVVATFRNTTDIANAYGIAEVGVMLVSTSLVTLVMLLIWQTNLFLALCFPAIFGTVELIYLSAVLSKIKEGGWLPLAFSSFFLCVMYTWNYGSVLKYQSEMREKISMDFIADLGSSLGTVRVPGIGLLYNELVQGIPSIFGQFLLTLPAIHSTVVFVCIKYVPVPYVRQEERFLFRRVCQKDFHMFRCVARYGYKDTRKEDHHAFEQLLIESLEKFLQKEAQELALEFSPQRANTDSDGEEGGDIRPVVRSWIRTGIEAGAGDLQAPLLSADRSRVTNNRRTSAEDALSLLPSSAMPSSEEDPGLEYELSALREATESGFTYLLAQGGVRATKESIFIKKLIINYFYAFLRRNCRAGTASLKVPHMNIIRVGMTYMV